In Streptomyces rapamycinicus NRRL 5491, the genomic stretch CCGGTGTCGACGACCATGACCCCGGTGGCGCCGTAGAGGAACTGCGCGCGGCGATGCTCGTGCCAGTCCAGTACGTGTCCCGGCGGATAGTCCGTGCCGAGCGGCAGCACGACCCGGTTGACGTGGTCGATGGCGTCCAGGGGGACGTTTCTCACCCCACCACCGTACTGGCCGAGACGCGAAAGAACTGTGCCGGTCTTCGCATGCGGGAAGGGCGGCGGCCCTGGTGGGGTGGTCCCGTGGACATCGCGATGCTGATCGGGATCGGGCTCCTCACCGGAGTGACGACGGTTTTGTTCGGGTTCGGCGGCGGGTTCGCCGCGGTCCCGGTGGTGGTGTGGGCGGACGCCGCGCTCGGCGCGGACGCGATACGGGTGGCCACGGCCACCTCGGCCCTGGTGATGGTGGTGAACGCGGCGTTCGCGACGGCCGTCACGGCCCGGCGCGTGCTCGGCGCCCTCCGCGGCAGCACGGGGCTGCTCCTCCTGCTGGCGGCCGGTGCCACGGCCGGTGCGCTCGCCACCCGCCGCGCCCCACCGGCGCTGGTCCTCTGGCTGTTCGTCGCGTATGTGGCCAGCACCATCGTCGACCTGCTGCTGCGCCCCGGCTTCCTGCGCCCCGGTGCGCACATCGAGTCGGCAGACGGACCGCGGCCGCTGCCGGCCGTCCTCGGCGCCCCCATTGGCGCGGTCGCGGCGTTCCTCGGTGTGGGTGGCAGCGTCATGACCGTCCCCGCGGTGAGGCGCGCCGGGCACACGATGCACATGGCGAGCGCGCTGGCCAACCCCCTCACCTTGGCCATCGCGCTCCCGGCCGCCGCGGTCTCGCTCGGCGGCACCCCGCTCCCGGCCTCCGCCGGTGCGCATGTCCACCTGGTGGGCCTCGTCGACCCCGGTGCCGCCGCGGCCCTGCTCGCCGGTGCCCTGCCGGTCATCGGGGTGCTGCGACGGCGCCCACCGCGCATCCCCGACCGGATCCACGCCTGGGCGTACATAGGACTGCTCACCGTCGTGGTGGCGGCGATGTCGCTGTCGGCCGTTTCACGGTGACGGCGGCGAAGGCGGTGACGGTCTTGCCGACCCCGGCGGGGCGGTCAGTGTCAGCAGCCGTACCTGGTGCGGCAGCCGGGCCCGCTCCACCAACTCGTGGGTGCGGCCCACGAGGCTGCTCAGCCGGCTCAGCGGTCCGCCGCCCGGCGCGCAGCGGTCACGGCCGTCCCCTACGGCCGCTCGGGAGTGCCGAACCGCCGGCGCACCGTGGCACGTGCCTCCCCATACCGGTGTCCGCGCTGAGCCATGTGCTCTCGCCGGTTCTCGTGCTGCCGGGGCGCCATGCGGGCGATGGCGCCGAGCGCCGCGGCGGAGTCGCCGAGTCCGGCCGGGCGCACCGCCGGCCGCCCGTACGAGCCGCGCAGCACGCGCGTGTCCAGCGCCCGTTCGATCGACCGCATCAGAGCCGGACCGGCGTCGACCAGCTCACCGCCTACGACGATCACGCCAGGGCCCACGGCGTGGCTCACGGTGTCCAGCATTCCGCCGATGCGAGCGCCGGCCCGCTCCAGGACCGCATGAGCCTTACGGTCGCCCGACCTGACCGCGGCCACCAGCTCCGGCACGTCCGCCGCCGTACCTCCGGCGGCGCGGTAGGCGTCGAGTACGGCCCCGATCGAGGCCACCGTCTCCAGGCACCCGGTGCCACCGCATTCGCAGGGCGCGCCGTCCGGTTCCACGGTGATGTGGCCGAACTCTCCGGAGTGGCCGTGAGCGCCGCGGTGGAGTGCGCCGGCCACCACGAGTCCGCCGCCGACGCCGTGCGACAACCGCAGGTACAGCACGTCCTGTTCGCCGGCGGCCGCGCCCCAGATCGTCTCGGCCAGGGCCGCCAGCCGGGTGTTGTTGTCGATCAGCACCCGCGTACCGAAGCGCTCGCGGACCAGCTCGGAAACCGTGTTGTGCCGGGACGCCCGCATGGGGCCGCGATCCGGCGGGCCGACCGGCCCGACCACCCCGACGCCGATGCCATCCGGCGCGCCGGATCGCAGCGTCCCGCCCGTCAGGGTGTCCGCCAGCCGCCATGCGATGTCGACACGGGCCTGCCACGGGGTGTCGGGGCCGTGTGCCTCCCCCACGGCGCCGACGATCTCGCGTGACGCGTCCATCGTGGCCACCCGCACCGCCCGCCGCGCGAACTCGATCCCGAGCAGCAGGCCGGTTCCGGTGTTCACGGTGAGCACCTCGGCCGGGCGGCCCCGCTTGCGTCGGGCCGCTTGCGGTATCGAGGCGAGGACGGTGCCGTTGTCCATGAGCGCTCCGACGGCGTCGTGGAGCACGGTACGGGACAGGCCGCACAGGGTCCCCAGCTCTCCCCGCGTCAGCGGGCCGTGTTCGCGCAACAGGCGCAGCACCAGGGTCTTGTGGGCGGCGGAGGCCCGTGTCCTCTCAGTCAGCATGGCGGAAGGGTCCCCTCTTTGAACGCACCTGTGACGTGGGCAGGACGCCGGTGAGTCGGTCGCTTGTGGCCCGGGAGGCTAGAGAGGGTCTTTGTGGGAATTCTGTGGGTTTACGAGGCGGCGCGGCCACAGGTGCCCGGACCGCGTCAGGCCCCGGCGGCCCGCGACCGGTCGGGCCGGTGTATCGCCCGGTGAGCCACGTGGATGACATCCGCGAGGGCGGCCGGCCGGGAGAGGAACGGTGAGTGCGAGGAATCCATTTCCACGACCGTCGTCGGCTGGGCGGAGACGGCGTCGATTTCCCGGACCATGAGGCGCTGCAACGTGGGCCGTATGGCGTTGTCCCTGGTGCAGACGACATAGCTGTGCGGGATCGAACCGTACCGTTCGGCGGTCACCGTGATCGGTTCGGAGACGACGCCGGCGGGCGCGTCCGTGGTCAGCAGCGAGATCGCCGCCTCGGCGGTCACCTCGTCGGTGACGTCGTTGTAGAACGTCTCGCGGATGACGGCCCGACGGTCGGTGTCGCCCGTGTCGTAGCGCAGCGCACCGACCGACGCCGGGTCCGCCGAGAGCGCGCCCGCCACCATCTCTCCCGCGTTCTCCGGCAGGCGGAGGTACTGCGCCGCCGGCGCCCCACTGACCGGGGCGAACGCCGTTACGTACATGAGCTCGGCGAACAGTTCCGGCGCCTGTTCGGCCGCGGCGGTCGCCACGGTGCCGCCCATGCTGTGCGCCACGACCAGACACGGCCGGCCGCCGCCGATCCGCCGCACCTGCTCGACCAGGCTCGCGGCCGCGGAGGACGCAGTGATCCCGGCCACCGGCGAGGGCTCCACGGCGAACGCCCCGGCATCGAACGGACGCGCCCATCGCGACCGGGGCGAGCGGCCCTTCAGACCGTGTCCGTCGAGGTCCACGGCGACCGAGGCGACACCACGGCTCGCGAGCTGCTCGCCGACCAGGCTCCAGCACCAGCTGCCGTGCCAGAAACCGTGCACAAGAACGACAGGGGTCGTGGCTTCCACGCTTTTCCTCTTTCATCCACATCTCATCAACCAACTGGGGACAGCAGGACCATAGACACGCGCGGGAGACGGGCAAACAGCTCAGCCACGTACTGACGACCAGTGGATAAAACGGGCGGCACCCGGTGTGCCGACCGGCCCATGTGCGCTGGGTGCGTGCCCAGTGCGACGATGCACCTCATGAAGCGCCCTCTCGACGCGGTCCACGGTCCGATCGCCAGTGCGGACCCGGGCTGGCGGCCCACCCCGGGGACCCAGGTGACGGACCGGATCCAATTGGGGGACTTCCTCCGCCGTCGCCGTGAGTCACTGCGTCCGGAGGATCTCGGCCTCGCCCCCGGCACCCGGCGCAGGACTCCGGGGCTGCGCCGCGACGAGGTGGCGGCGATGGCCAGCATGTCCACGGCCTACTACGAGAGTCTCGAGCAGGCGCGTGGCCCCCAGCCATCGGTCGCGATACTCGGGAGCATCGCGACCGCCCTGCGACTGACCCCCGACGAACGGCGTCATCTGTACCTGCTGGCCGGGCACGCGCCGCCGATGCCCGCCGAGCCCCCGGACTACGTCGACCCGGGACTGTCGTACACACTGGACGCGGTGGCGGCCACGACACCCGCGCTCATCTCCGACGACCTCTCCAACGTCCTGGCACAGAACCGTTTGAACGTCGCCCTGTTCGGCACGTTCGCCGACCGGCCCGGCCACGAGAAGAACCTGACCTGGCACTGGTTCACCTCCGCGCACTGGCGTTCCGTACTGCGCTCGGCGTCGCCCCAGGAGGAGGTGGCGACCAGCCTGTTGTACGTGGCCGACCTCAGGGCCACGGTCACCCAGCGCGGCCACGATCCCGCCGCCGCGGCACTGGTCTCCGATCTGCGTGCGGCCAGCGCGGAGTTCGCCGAGATGTGGGACCAGCACCGGGTGTCGACGCTGCACTGCTCGACGAAGTCCGTGTTCCACGAGCGGGTGGGGCGCCTTGATCTGGACTGCGTCGTCCTCGCCAGCCCACTGTCCCGGCAACGGCTTCTCCTGCTTCAACCCGTGCGGGGCACGGAGACCACGGACCGCCTGAGCCGCCTCCAGCTGTCGATCAGCGGCGAGCGATCCACCCGAGTCATTTAATCCGCGTGCCGCCCGCTTTTGTCCCGCTCCTTGACGTGGCGTCAGATGTTAGCGTGAGCCGCCATGAGCAACACAGACGGAAGGCACGACGCCCGATTCGACACCGTCCGCGCCAAGTTCGAACAGAACGTGGCCTCCGGCGAGGAACTGGGCGCGTCCCTGGTCCTCGACATGGACGGCGACGTCGTCATCGACCTGTGGGGCGGCTTCCGCGACCCGGCTCGCACCGTGGCGTGGGACGAACACACCATAACCAATGTGTGGTCGACCACGAAGGCCGTCACCAGCCTGGCGGCGCTCATGCTCGTCGATCGTGGCGAACTCGACATCCACGCCCCGGTGGTCGAGTACTGGCCCGAGTTCGCCGCCAACGGCAAACAGGGCGTCGAAATCCGCCACCTTCTCTCGCACACCTCCGGGGTCGCCGGTCTCGACCAGCCCGCCGTGCTCGAGGACCTCTACGACTGGGAGAAGTCCACCACCCGGATGGCCGCTCAGGCCCCGTGGTGGGAGCCGGGAACGGCCTCGGGCTACCACTTGACGAACTTCGGTCACCTGCTCGGCGAGGTCGTCCGCCGCGTGAGCGGAAAGCCCCTGAAGCGGTTCGTCGCCGAGGAGATCGCCGGCCCGCTGGGCGCCGACTTCCAGATCGGTGCCGCCGAGGAGGACTGGGGCCGGATCGCGAACGTGATTCCGCCACCCCCCATGCGGTTCGACGCCGACGCCCTGGGAGCGGACAACCCGGGCGTCAAGGCCGCGAGCGGACCCTTCATAGAGGCGGCCGACGCCAACACACCGGAGTGGCGCCGCGCGGACATGGGCGCGATCAACGGGCATGGCAACGCTCGCTCCGTCGCCCGAATGCTGTCCGCGATCGCCCGCGGTGGTGAGGTCGACGGCGTCCGCCTGCTCGGCCCGGACACGATCGATCTCATCTTCAACGAGCAGGCCAACGGTGTGGACCTGGTCCTCGGCATCCCGCTGCGCTGGGGTGTCGGCTATGCGTTGCCCAGGAAGGACACCATCGCCTGGATCCCCGACGGAAGGATCTGCTTCTGGGGAGGCTGGGGCGGGTCAATGATCATCATGGACCTCGATCGGCGCATGACCATTTCCTACATGATGAACGGGATGGCCCCCGGCATCATCGGTTCCGACCGGAGCGGCACCTACGTCACGGCCATCTACGACGCGCTCCGGAACGACGCCCAGCGGTGAATTCCGCTCCGCGGATTCGAAAACCGGTGAACGGCTGACGTCACACCCGTTGACGCGCGGACCGGGACCGCCGAAGAATGTGCGACACCCTTTGACAACGTTGTCTAACCTTCGAGGTGTCGTTCCGTGTCGCACCCGCCCCTGCCCCTCGACCGCCGCCGCTTCCTGCACCTCGCCGGGCTCACGGGGGCGCTGGCCGCCCTGCCACCGCTCACCGGAGCCGCCAGCGCCCACGCGGCGCAGGGCCGCACGGACACACCGCCCGACGCCGTCGCGGCCACCTACCTGCGGGTGCTCCTGGACCACACCCGGTGGTCCGAGACGCAGTGGGACGAGGCCCAGGGCCACTACCGGGCCAAGGACTTCGGGTTCGCCGTGGTCCTCGGCAACGCGGTCCTGCTCACTCACGGCACCTACGACGCGGAGCGCGCGGGCACCGACCGGGAGACCCTCGAGCGGCGCACGCTCGCCACCATCCGCCACTTCGCC encodes the following:
- a CDS encoding ROK family transcriptional regulator — encoded protein: MLTERTRASAAHKTLVLRLLREHGPLTRGELGTLCGLSRTVLHDAVGALMDNGTVLASIPQAARRKRGRPAEVLTVNTGTGLLLGIEFARRAVRVATMDASREIVGAVGEAHGPDTPWQARVDIAWRLADTLTGGTLRSGAPDGIGVGVVGPVGPPDRGPMRASRHNTVSELVRERFGTRVLIDNNTRLAALAETIWGAAAGEQDVLYLRLSHGVGGGLVVAGALHRGAHGHSGEFGHITVEPDGAPCECGGTGCLETVASIGAVLDAYRAAGGTAADVPELVAAVRSGDRKAHAVLERAGARIGGMLDTVSHAVGPGVIVVGGELVDAGPALMRSIERALDTRVLRGSYGRPAVRPAGLGDSAAALGAIARMAPRQHENRREHMAQRGHRYGEARATVRRRFGTPERP
- a CDS encoding alpha/beta fold hydrolase, whose protein sequence is MEATTPVVLVHGFWHGSWCWSLVGEQLASRGVASVAVDLDGHGLKGRSPRSRWARPFDAGAFAVEPSPVAGITASSAAASLVEQVRRIGGGRPCLVVAHSMGGTVATAAAEQAPELFAELMYVTAFAPVSGAPAAQYLRLPENAGEMVAGALSADPASVGALRYDTGDTDRRAVIRETFYNDVTDEVTAEAAISLLTTDAPAGVVSEPITVTAERYGSIPHSYVVCTRDNAIRPTLQRLMVREIDAVSAQPTTVVEMDSSHSPFLSRPAALADVIHVAHRAIHRPDRSRAAGA
- a CDS encoding sulfite exporter TauE/SafE family protein, with translation MLIGIGLLTGVTTVLFGFGGGFAAVPVVVWADAALGADAIRVATATSALVMVVNAAFATAVTARRVLGALRGSTGLLLLLAAGATAGALATRRAPPALVLWLFVAYVASTIVDLLLRPGFLRPGAHIESADGPRPLPAVLGAPIGAVAAFLGVGGSVMTVPAVRRAGHTMHMASALANPLTLAIALPAAAVSLGGTPLPASAGAHVHLVGLVDPGAAAALLAGALPVIGVLRRRPPRIPDRIHAWAYIGLLTVVVAAMSLSAVSR
- a CDS encoding serine hydrolase domain-containing protein, which produces MSNTDGRHDARFDTVRAKFEQNVASGEELGASLVLDMDGDVVIDLWGGFRDPARTVAWDEHTITNVWSTTKAVTSLAALMLVDRGELDIHAPVVEYWPEFAANGKQGVEIRHLLSHTSGVAGLDQPAVLEDLYDWEKSTTRMAAQAPWWEPGTASGYHLTNFGHLLGEVVRRVSGKPLKRFVAEEIAGPLGADFQIGAAEEDWGRIANVIPPPPMRFDADALGADNPGVKAASGPFIEAADANTPEWRRADMGAINGHGNARSVARMLSAIARGGEVDGVRLLGPDTIDLIFNEQANGVDLVLGIPLRWGVGYALPRKDTIAWIPDGRICFWGGWGGSMIIMDLDRRMTISYMMNGMAPGIIGSDRSGTYVTAIYDALRNDAQR
- a CDS encoding helix-turn-helix transcriptional regulator, producing the protein MKRPLDAVHGPIASADPGWRPTPGTQVTDRIQLGDFLRRRRESLRPEDLGLAPGTRRRTPGLRRDEVAAMASMSTAYYESLEQARGPQPSVAILGSIATALRLTPDERRHLYLLAGHAPPMPAEPPDYVDPGLSYTLDAVAATTPALISDDLSNVLAQNRLNVALFGTFADRPGHEKNLTWHWFTSAHWRSVLRSASPQEEVATSLLYVADLRATVTQRGHDPAAAALVSDLRAASAEFAEMWDQHRVSTLHCSTKSVFHERVGRLDLDCVVLASPLSRQRLLLLQPVRGTETTDRLSRLQLSISGERSTRVI